The region TCCATCTTGTTGACCGCGACGACCAGGTGCGGGATCCCGAGCAACGACGCGATGAACGCGTGGCGCTTGGTCTGCTCGACCACACCATGGCGGGCGTCGACGAGCACGATCGCGACGTCCGCGGTCGACGCGCCGGTGACCATGTTGCGCGTGTACTGCACGTGGCCGGGCGTGTCGGCCAGGATGAAGTCCCGGGCCGGCGTCGCGAAGTAGCGGTAGGCGACGTCGATCGTGATGCCCTGCTCGCGCTCGGCGCGCAGGCCGTCGGTCAGGCGCGACAGGTCGAGCTCGCCGTCACGGCCGTTGAGGTCGGCGTACTGGTCGGCGAGGATCGCCTTGCTGTCGTGCAGCAGGCGGCCGATGAGCGTGGACTTGCCGTCGTCGACGGAGCCCGCGGTGGCGAGGCGGAGAAGCGTGGTCATAGAAGAAGTCCTAGAAGTACCCAGCGACCTTGCGGTCTTCCATCGCCGACTCCGACACGCGGTCGTCGGCACGGGTCTCGCCGCGCTCGGTCACGTTGGTCGCGGCGATCTCGGCGACGACCGCGTCCAGCGTCCTGGCCTCGGAGGCCACGGCGCCGGTGCACGAGATGTCGCCGACGGTGCGGTAGCGCACGTGCGTCTTGAACGGCTCGCCGTCGCGCGCGTCGCGCTCGATGAACTCGGAGTCGGCGTACAACATCCCGTCGCGCTTGAAGACCGAGCGCTCGTGGGCGAGGTAGATCGAGGGCACCTCGATCTGCTCGTCCTGGATGTACTGCCACACGTCGAGCTCGGTCCAGTTGGACAGCGGGAACGCTCGCACGTTCTCACCGCGCCGGACGCGCGTGTTGTAGATGTTCCACAGCTCCGGGCGCTGGGCCTTGGGATCCCAGCCGCCGAAGTCGTCGCGGAAGCTCAGGATCCGCTCCTTGGCCCGCGCGCGCTCCTCGTCGCGGCGCGCGCCGCCGAAGGCCGCGTCGAAGCCGTGCTCGGCGAGGGCGTCCAGCAACGTCGTCGTCTGCAGCCGGTTGCGCGACGCGCGCGGCCCGGTCTCCTCGACGACGCGGCCCTTGTCGATCGACTCCTGGACCGAGGCGACGAT is a window of Conexibacter woesei Iso977N DNA encoding:
- the cysD gene encoding sulfate adenylyltransferase subunit CysD is translated as MSPSQHTLSHLQALEAEAIHVMREVAAEREKPVLLFSGGKDSIVLVRLAEKAFRPGKFPFPLMHIDTGHNFDEVISFRDDLVERLGERLIVASVQESIDKGRVVEETGPRASRNRLQTTTLLDALAEHGFDAAFGGARRDEERARAKERILSFRDDFGGWDPKAQRPELWNIYNTRVRRGENVRAFPLSNWTELDVWQYIQDEQIEVPSIYLAHERSVFKRDGMLYADSEFIERDARDGEPFKTHVRYRTVGDISCTGAVASEARTLDAVVAEIAATNVTERGETRADDRVSESAMEDRKVAGYF